One genomic segment of Clostridium saccharoperbutylacetonicum N1-4(HMT) includes these proteins:
- a CDS encoding LysR family transcriptional regulator — protein MNWQQLEYFKKIAETENFTEAANLLSVTQPALSKAISKLEEELEVSLFEKNGRNIRLTRYGSMFLKHAETAISEINEGIQELKDMVNPTTGTISIASLYTIGTHFIPTIISEFLNECPNIKFEYCMESTVNILKGLENGNFDLGFYDEIEANITNNKEVESIPIKREELVLIVPKNHYLAKNTEISLEDLKDENFVFYSERTKSKICSLFENCGFIPKVIMKPSQNSLIGTGFVSAGLGISVVPNTPNLKADGVAILKIKENHCYRTIHMGWRRKGNMSSSAEKFKEFIIEEISRLKF, from the coding sequence ATGAATTGGCAGCAGCTAGAATATTTTAAAAAAATAGCTGAAACAGAAAATTTTACTGAGGCTGCAAATTTACTTTCTGTAACACAACCAGCGTTAAGTAAGGCGATTTCTAAATTGGAAGAAGAATTGGAAGTATCTCTATTTGAAAAAAATGGACGCAATATAAGATTAACTCGTTATGGTAGTATGTTTCTTAAACATGCCGAAACTGCTATTAGTGAAATTAATGAAGGAATTCAAGAATTAAAAGATATGGTAAATCCAACTACAGGGACAATTTCAATTGCATCACTGTATACAATTGGAACACATTTTATTCCAACAATAATAAGTGAATTTTTAAATGAATGTCCAAATATAAAATTTGAATATTGCATGGAATCAACTGTGAATATTTTAAAAGGTTTAGAAAATGGAAATTTCGACTTAGGTTTTTATGATGAAATTGAGGCGAATATAACAAATAATAAAGAAGTAGAATCAATTCCTATAAAAAGAGAGGAACTTGTTTTAATAGTCCCTAAAAATCACTATCTTGCAAAAAATACTGAAATATCGTTAGAAGATTTGAAGGATGAAAATTTTGTGTTTTATTCAGAAAGAACAAAAAGTAAAATTTGTTCCTTATTTGAAAATTGTGGTTTCATACCAAAGGTGATAATGAAACCAAGTCAAAATAGTCTGATAGGTACAGGCTTTGTAAGCGCAGGTTTAGGTATTTCTGTTGTTCCCAATACGCCTAATTTAAAAGCTGATGGAGTAGCTATATTAAAAATAAAGGAAAACCATTGTTATAGAACTATTCATATGGGATGGAGAAGAAAAGGGAATATGTCTTCATCGGCAGAAAAATTTAAAGAGTTTATAATTGAAGAAATTTCTAGGTTAAAATTTTAA
- a CDS encoding nitroreductase family protein has protein sequence MNEVIQNILSRRSVRAFKEDQISDEDLNLILEAAKFAPSGMGKQEWHFTAIQNKEKIEQLVSAAKEVMQNSPIEQFKKMGSNPNFNPFYNAPTIIITAYEKNAPTKVSDCAVALENIFLAANSLNIGSCWIHILALAGDDPKVRSILTELGVPANYEVSGTAALGFNSKEASNAAPRKEGTVNIVK, from the coding sequence ATGAATGAAGTAATCCAAAATATTTTATCAAGAAGAAGTGTAAGAGCTTTTAAGGAAGACCAAATTTCTGATGAGGATTTAAACTTAATCCTTGAAGCTGCAAAGTTTGCTCCAAGTGGCATGGGAAAGCAAGAATGGCATTTCACAGCAATTCAAAATAAAGAAAAGATTGAGCAGTTAGTTAGTGCTGCAAAAGAAGTTATGCAAAATTCTCCAATTGAGCAATTTAAAAAGATGGGAAGCAACCCTAACTTCAATCCCTTCTATAACGCGCCTACTATAATAATAACAGCTTATGAAAAGAACGCACCAACAAAAGTATCAGATTGTGCAGTTGCTCTTGAAAATATATTCTTAGCTGCTAATTCACTTAATATCGGTTCATGTTGGATTCATATATTAGCACTAGCTGGTGATGATCCTAAGGTTAGAAGTATCCTTACAGAATTAGGTGTTCCAGCTAATTATGAAGTATCAGGTACAGCTGCTTTAGGTTTCAATAGCAAAGAGGCATCAAATGCAGCTCCTAGAAAAGAGGGAACTGTTAACATAGTAAAATAG
- a CDS encoding leucine-rich repeat domain-containing protein, producing the protein MKKLKLTKLLAGTLLITSFLALSPIAANAEWKNNSKGWFYTEGNSVATGWRLIKGNLYFFESNGYMMSNDRTRFFDSEYGLNSDGQFTNVTISGNWAFCKQTGKIVTYLGSETNINIPDKIDNIPVTGIGAYAFRSPKITNVTIPNTVTIISYNAFSGCTNLTDIKIPNSVKSIYDHAFTDCWKLKSITIPGSVVTLGNNIFNRCYSLTDVTIENGVRSLGNGTFTSCVKLTNITLPDTINFIGESTFEGCMSLKSIVIPNGVTNICNNTFNYCYSLTDITIPNGVTSIGMGAFNHCKNLNTITIPNSVQNIKTQENGPNYQVIKVTPFEGSNKVKIYVKSEATKQLLVNSGVSADKITVTA; encoded by the coding sequence ATGAAAAAATTAAAATTAACAAAATTATTAGCGGGGACTTTACTAATAACATCTTTCTTAGCATTAAGTCCAATAGCTGCAAATGCTGAATGGAAAAATAATAGTAAAGGCTGGTTCTACACTGAGGGAAATTCAGTAGCTACAGGTTGGAGACTCATTAAAGGTAACTTATATTTTTTTGAATCAAATGGATATATGATGAGCAACGATCGTACTAGATTTTTTGATTCAGAATATGGATTAAATAGCGATGGGCAATTTACAAATGTTACAATAAGCGGGAACTGGGCTTTTTGTAAACAAACTGGTAAAATAGTTACATATTTAGGGTCTGAAACCAATATAAATATTCCTGATAAAATTGATAATATACCAGTAACAGGTATAGGTGCTTATGCATTTAGATCTCCTAAAATAACAAATGTGACAATTCCAAATACAGTAACTATTATAAGTTATAACGCATTTAGTGGTTGTACAAACCTAACAGATATAAAAATACCAAATAGTGTAAAATCCATTTATGATCATGCATTTACTGATTGTTGGAAGTTGAAAAGTATAACAATCCCAGGCAGTGTAGTAACATTAGGTAATAATATATTCAATAGATGTTATAGCTTAACAGATGTAACAATTGAAAATGGTGTACGCTCTTTAGGAAATGGTACATTTACATCTTGTGTTAAATTAACAAACATAACACTACCAGATACTATAAACTTTATAGGCGAAAGTACCTTTGAAGGCTGCATGAGTTTAAAAAGTATAGTTATTCCTAATGGGGTAACAAATATTTGCAATAACACCTTTAATTATTGCTATAGTTTGACAGACATAACTATTCCTAATGGGGTAACAAGTATAGGAATGGGTGCATTCAATCATTGCAAAAATCTAAATACCATAACAATTCCAAATAGTGTTCAAAATATAAAAACACAAGAAAATGGACCTAATTATCAAGTAATTAAAGTTACACCATTTGAAGGCAGCAATAAAGTTAAAATCTATGTAAAGAGTGAGGCTACAAAACAACTTCTAGTTAATTCTGGAGTGAGCGCAGACAAAATCACTGTAACTGCCTAA
- a CDS encoding pseudouridine synthase, with the protein MRLDKFLAESAIGSRKKVREYIKEGSVKVNGEVITEPAIEINENFDVVEYINEIVVYTGKVYYMFHKPAGCITAKTDAVNKTVFDFFDNTSMKGVFHVGRLDKDTEGLLLLTNDGEFEHKIMHPKKHVEKTYFFWALGSLDEADKNQLEQGICIGQDKEIMTKPAKIEVDKFGMYKELKHKITIDNITSIASMHPNQPVVSGYLTISEGRKHQVKRMLKAVGCYVVYLKRISIGGLTLDETLEKGSHRHLTESEILKVLE; encoded by the coding sequence ATGAGATTAGATAAATTTTTAGCGGAATCAGCAATTGGAAGCAGGAAAAAAGTTAGGGAGTATATTAAAGAAGGTAGCGTAAAGGTAAATGGGGAAGTAATAACTGAGCCTGCAATAGAAATTAACGAAAATTTTGATGTTGTTGAGTATATTAATGAAATAGTTGTGTATACAGGAAAAGTATATTATATGTTTCATAAACCTGCCGGATGTATAACTGCGAAAACTGATGCGGTTAATAAGACAGTATTTGATTTTTTCGATAATACCAGTATGAAGGGTGTATTTCATGTTGGAAGGTTGGACAAGGATACAGAAGGCTTATTATTGCTTACCAATGATGGTGAATTTGAACATAAAATAATGCATCCTAAAAAACATGTTGAAAAAACTTATTTCTTTTGGGCATTAGGTTCCTTAGATGAAGCTGATAAGAATCAATTAGAACAGGGAATATGTATTGGACAGGATAAAGAAATAATGACTAAACCTGCAAAAATAGAAGTGGACAAGTTTGGCATGTACAAGGAACTTAAACATAAAATTACAATTGATAATATTACTAGTATAGCTTCAATGCATCCTAATCAGCCAGTTGTGTCTGGATATCTTACAATTTCAGAAGGGCGCAAGCATCAAGTTAAACGTATGTTAAAGGCTGTAGGTTGTTATGTTGTATATTTAAAGAGGATTTCTATTGGGGGATTAACTTTAGATGAAACCTTAGAGAAAGGCAGCCATAGACATTTAACAGAAAGTGAGATTTTAAAAGTGCTGGAATGA
- a CDS encoding NAD(P)-dependent oxidoreductase, with the protein MSNIIFLNSSKINFDNKLDFSLLDNLGKVTKYEDSSNEEILKRIKDQEIVITKEMTIGRDLIEKFPPCVKLICEAGTGYNNIDIEAAKEKNIAVCNVPGYSSEAVAQLVITFILNLTSSLAAQQRMIENKNYDNFTKYLQVPHFEIQNKTLGVVGAGAIGKQVMKVAKALGMNILVYSRTPKDLGDSTIKFVSLEELLKNSDFVTLHCPLTNATKHLINKSTLELMKPEACIINTSRGAIINELDLIEALKNKKIAGAALDVQEQEPPELNNPLFNMKNVILTPHIGWRCLESRQRLLNLLADNIEGFTTGNPINIVK; encoded by the coding sequence ATGAGTAATATTATATTTTTAAATTCAAGTAAAATAAACTTTGATAATAAACTAGACTTTTCATTATTAGATAACTTAGGCAAAGTTACTAAATATGAAGATAGTAGTAATGAAGAGATTTTAAAACGAATCAAGGATCAGGAAATAGTAATTACAAAGGAAATGACAATAGGAAGAGATTTAATAGAGAAATTTCCTCCTTGTGTTAAATTAATTTGTGAAGCTGGTACTGGTTATAACAATATTGATATTGAAGCTGCAAAAGAAAAAAATATAGCTGTGTGTAATGTTCCGGGCTATAGTAGTGAAGCTGTAGCTCAGTTAGTTATTACATTTATCTTGAACTTAACTTCATCGTTAGCAGCACAGCAAAGGATGATTGAAAATAAAAATTATGATAATTTTACTAAGTATCTTCAAGTGCCTCATTTTGAAATTCAAAATAAAACTCTTGGAGTTGTTGGTGCTGGAGCTATTGGTAAGCAGGTTATGAAAGTAGCTAAAGCTTTAGGAATGAATATACTAGTATATAGTAGAACTCCAAAGGATTTAGGGGATTCAACTATTAAATTTGTTAGTCTTGAAGAGCTTCTTAAAAATAGTGATTTTGTGACTTTACATTGTCCATTAACTAATGCAACAAAGCATTTAATTAATAAGTCAACCTTAGAACTTATGAAACCAGAAGCTTGTATTATAAATACTTCAAGAGGTGCAATTATAAATGAACTTGATTTAATTGAAGCTCTTAAAAATAAAAAAATTGCTGGAGCAGCCCTTGATGTACAGGAACAAGAACCTCCAGAATTAAATAATCCATTATTTAATATGAAGAATGTTATTCTTACTCCACATATAGGCTGGCGTTGCCTTGAATCTAGACAAAGACTTTTAAATTTATTAGCTGATAACATTGAAGGCTTTACTACTGGAAATCCGATTAATATAGTTAAATAG
- a CDS encoding tetratricopeptide repeat protein: MIKKIITLILISTLIITLSTISGCNIGKYNTLGNFKSEEPKKLYKDKKYDEAIKSIDSFLEKYPKNKEAIALKAYILIGSGKNDEGLVLLTDLYDNGEKDSTTLNNISWAYNNLHMYEMANKYIDICLKNSPGDSEEFVNKGNALYGLKKYDEALLYYDNALYKDSEDTLALYGKALSLYASEKYSEGLVNFKKYVEIGGTNKSANSYIMNSYLKLKDHNGAIEEFNNQIKKNPDNLSLYISLGSIYEKQGDFEKAISCYDTIINKKIDFAAAYYNKGVCLVKLGKKDEACNNLKLAIKYDEEYIYDIEDATEFDSLRNYDKFKEILKKN, from the coding sequence ATGATAAAAAAGATAATTACATTAATATTAATAAGTACTTTAATAATAACATTAAGTACTATTTCAGGGTGCAATATTGGAAAGTATAATACTTTGGGCAATTTTAAATCGGAGGAACCAAAGAAATTGTACAAAGACAAGAAATATGATGAAGCAATAAAAAGTATAGATTCTTTTCTTGAAAAATATCCTAAAAATAAGGAAGCTATTGCTTTGAAAGCATACATACTTATAGGTAGTGGGAAAAATGATGAAGGATTAGTTTTATTAACTGATTTATATGATAATGGAGAAAAGGATTCAACAACTTTAAATAATATTAGCTGGGCGTATAATAATCTGCATATGTATGAAATGGCAAATAAATATATAGATATATGTTTGAAAAACTCTCCTGGTGATTCAGAAGAATTCGTAAATAAAGGAAATGCACTTTATGGATTAAAAAAATATGATGAGGCTTTACTATATTATGATAACGCTCTTTATAAAGATTCAGAAGACACTCTTGCTTTGTACGGTAAAGCATTGAGTCTATATGCTTCTGAAAAGTATTCAGAAGGTCTAGTTAACTTTAAGAAATATGTTGAAATAGGAGGAACTAATAAAAGTGCGAATAGTTATATAATGAATTCTTACCTAAAGTTAAAGGATCATAATGGAGCTATAGAGGAGTTTAATAACCAAATAAAGAAAAATCCAGATAATCTTTCACTTTATATATCATTAGGAAGTATATATGAAAAGCAAGGTGATTTTGAAAAAGCAATAAGTTGTTATGATACAATAATTAATAAAAAAATTGATTTTGCGGCTGCATATTATAATAAAGGAGTCTGCCTTGTTAAATTAGGAAAAAAAGATGAAGCATGCAATAATTTAAAACTTGCAATTAAATATGATGAAGAATATATATATGACATTGAAGATGCAACAGAATTTGATTCTTTAAGAAATTATGATAAATTTAAAGAAATATTAAAAAAGAATTAA
- a CDS encoding YhcH/YjgK/YiaL family protein → MIIADLKDFNHYCNGNEKIQRAFKFIQETNLKELEAGKHLIDGEDVFVLVQEYLTKEPELCRFESHERYIDIQFIVSGTEKMSWLPINKLALAKNDLAKTDKVLYKDSSEGNNFIVNEGQFVIFYPEDGHKACIAIDEPCLVKKLVLKVSL, encoded by the coding sequence ATGATTATTGCAGATTTAAAAGATTTTAATCACTATTGTAATGGAAATGAAAAAATTCAAAGAGCTTTCAAATTTATACAAGAAACAAATTTAAAAGAGTTAGAGGCGGGGAAACATTTAATTGATGGTGAAGATGTATTTGTATTAGTTCAAGAATATCTTACAAAAGAACCAGAACTATGTAGATTTGAATCTCATGAGCGTTATATAGACATTCAATTTATAGTAAGTGGAACTGAAAAAATGAGTTGGCTTCCAATAAATAAATTGGCTTTAGCTAAAAATGATTTAGCTAAAACTGACAAAGTATTATATAAAGATAGTTCTGAAGGAAATAACTTTATTGTAAATGAAGGTCAATTTGTTATTTTTTATCCTGAAGATGGACATAAAGCATGCATTGCAATAGATGAACCATGTTTAGTAAAAAAGCTTGTACTTAAAGTATCGTTATAA
- a CDS encoding SDR family NAD(P)-dependent oxidoreductase — MLLEGKIAIVTGASRGIGREIALTLAENGASLVISGNKEDLLKEVAGEIEKLNQKCIIHTGDISKPETSKDIASKAIEAFGKIDILVNNAGVNTRIPTLELQPEEWQKVININLSGTFYSCSAVLPHMIKQQYGKIINVSSTTAKTPHRNASPSYGASKAGVNYLTQHLALEMAKNNICVNAVCPGPIETDMSLQWTEDYRKQVLAKIPLGRIGESKDVANTVLFLASNMSDFITGESININGGTYMN, encoded by the coding sequence ATGCTATTAGAAGGAAAAATTGCAATAGTTACAGGTGCCAGCAGAGGTATTGGCAGAGAAATCGCATTAACCTTGGCTGAAAATGGTGCATCATTAGTGATTAGTGGAAATAAAGAAGACTTACTTAAAGAAGTGGCTGGAGAAATAGAAAAATTAAATCAAAAGTGCATTATACATACAGGAGACATATCTAAACCTGAGACCTCTAAGGATATTGCTTCAAAGGCTATTGAAGCTTTTGGTAAGATTGATATTCTTGTTAATAATGCAGGAGTTAATACTCGTATACCAACCCTTGAACTTCAGCCAGAAGAGTGGCAAAAAGTAATAAATATAAATTTAAGTGGTACCTTTTATAGTTGTAGCGCAGTTTTACCACATATGATAAAACAGCAATATGGAAAAATAATAAATGTATCTTCGACTACAGCAAAAACTCCACATAGAAATGCTTCACCTTCATATGGTGCATCAAAGGCTGGTGTAAATTATCTTACACAACATTTAGCTTTAGAAATGGCAAAAAATAATATATGTGTAAATGCAGTTTGTCCTGGTCCTATTGAAACAGATATGTCGCTTCAATGGACAGAGGATTATCGTAAACAAGTATTAGCTAAAATACCACTAGGTAGAATAGGTGAGTCAAAGGATGTGGCAAATACAGTTCTATTTTTAGCTTCAAATATGTCTGATTTTATAACAGGTGAATCTATTAATATTAATGGTGGTACTTATATGAATTAG
- a CDS encoding sialidase family protein, with the protein MSNIEQGKLYQVEGDLERVEAALPSFCIQNHASNVMPLANGDLLCAWFSGTQEGIADISIFMSRLNKGETVWTEPVKLSEDPTKSEQNPILFPAPNGDLWLIYTAQKSGNQDTAIVRYRVSSDNGYTWGPIETLFDKPGTFVRQPIVVLDNSEWLIPIFYCYTPQGQKWNGDYDVSAVKISADNGNTWTEYEVPNSTGCVHMNVEKLHDGTLLALYRSRWADNIYMSRSTDNGRTWTEPVPTELPNNNSSIQFTVLNNGHLALIFNDINAEKATERRASLYDEIEDDEEASEAVDNTENSFVPEDNGTERKTAFWGTPRAPLAIAISEDGGKTWPYKRNIEVGDGYCMSNNSKEKVNREFSYPSVKQTSDGKINITFTYFRQYIKHVCVSEEWVKKGE; encoded by the coding sequence TTGAGTAATATAGAACAAGGAAAATTATATCAAGTTGAAGGAGATTTAGAAAGGGTAGAAGCAGCATTACCATCATTTTGTATTCAAAATCATGCATCAAATGTTATGCCTTTAGCTAATGGTGATTTATTATGTGCCTGGTTTTCAGGGACTCAAGAAGGTATAGCTGATATATCAATTTTCATGTCAAGACTTAATAAAGGTGAAACAGTTTGGACAGAACCAGTAAAATTATCTGAAGATCCAACTAAATCTGAACAAAATCCTATTTTATTTCCAGCACCAAATGGAGATTTATGGTTAATATATACTGCACAAAAATCAGGAAATCAAGATACTGCAATAGTTAGATACAGAGTATCTTCTGATAATGGATATACATGGGGACCAATAGAAACTTTATTTGATAAACCAGGAACTTTTGTACGTCAGCCAATAGTAGTTTTAGATAATTCAGAATGGCTTATTCCAATTTTCTATTGCTATACACCACAAGGACAAAAATGGAATGGTGATTATGATGTAAGTGCAGTTAAAATTTCAGCAGATAATGGAAATACTTGGACTGAATATGAAGTTCCAAATAGCACAGGCTGTGTTCATATGAATGTAGAAAAATTACATGATGGTACACTATTAGCTTTATATAGAAGCCGTTGGGCAGATAATATTTATATGAGCAGATCAACTGACAATGGAAGAACATGGACAGAACCAGTTCCTACAGAGCTTCCAAATAACAATTCATCTATCCAATTTACTGTTCTTAATAATGGTCATTTAGCGTTAATTTTTAACGATATAAATGCTGAAAAAGCTACAGAAAGAAGAGCTTCATTATATGATGAAATAGAAGATGATGAAGAAGCTTCAGAAGCAGTAGATAACACAGAAAATAGTTTTGTCCCAGAAGACAATGGAACTGAAAGAAAAACAGCTTTCTGGGGAACACCAAGAGCACCTCTTGCAATAGCAATTTCTGAAGATGGTGGAAAGACTTGGCCATACAAGAGAAACATAGAAGTTGGTGATGGATATTGTATGAGCAATAACTCAAAGGAAAAAGTAAATCGTGAATTCTCATATCCATCTGTAAAACAAACTTCTGATGGAAAAATTAATATTACATTTACTTACTTTAGACAATATATTAAACATGTTTGTGTATCTGAGGAATGGGTTAAAAAGGGAGAATAA
- a CDS encoding sodium:solute symporter family protein, with amino-acid sequence MNQHFSTSSLMLIGGMIIVYILFTSWLTVKLRSKTNEQFMTAAKSMPAFIVGILMMSEYIGAKSTVGTAQEAFTAGLAASWSTVAATIGFVLFGLFMVKRMYNSGQVTISGMIEQKFGKSTKIAVSLIMIYALLLVNVGNYISGAAALSSVFSVNLPIAYLVIAVVSTFYFAFGGMKSIAYVTILHTALKYFGVILILVFALSQTGGITPMVQNMPSFYFTWDGHIGATTVIAWIVATIGSIFSTQYIIQAISSTKSAAEAKKSTIYAGILCLPIAVFLGVIGVAAKYLYPDMKSVYALPVFINGMNPFLAGLVTTSLVASIFVSVSTVALAISSLVVKDFYVPYYKPSAEKEFKMTRIFSLIIGFVPLLFVFMFPSILSLSFFTKALRLTIAIIAVMGFFLPMFNSNRGATLGLLGAAITTSVWYALGNPYGIDNIYIAIATPIIIMLIERLFGGNKKKVENLKEEAAS; translated from the coding sequence ATGAATCAACATTTTTCAACATCAAGTCTTATGCTTATAGGCGGTATGATAATAGTTTATATTTTATTCACATCATGGTTAACAGTTAAATTACGCAGTAAAACTAATGAACAATTTATGACGGCAGCTAAATCTATGCCAGCTTTTATCGTGGGAATCTTAATGATGTCAGAATATATTGGTGCTAAGTCTACTGTAGGAACAGCACAGGAAGCATTTACAGCAGGGCTTGCTGCTTCTTGGTCAACTGTAGCAGCAACAATAGGATTTGTACTTTTCGGATTATTTATGGTTAAGAGAATGTATAATTCAGGTCAGGTTACAATTTCAGGAATGATTGAACAAAAGTTTGGAAAATCAACAAAGATTGCAGTTTCTCTTATTATGATTTATGCACTACTTCTTGTAAACGTTGGAAACTATATTAGTGGAGCAGCAGCACTATCAAGTGTATTCTCAGTTAATTTACCTATAGCTTATTTAGTAATAGCTGTTGTTAGTACATTTTACTTTGCCTTTGGTGGTATGAAGAGTATCGCTTATGTAACAATTTTACATACAGCATTAAAGTATTTTGGAGTTATCTTAATTTTAGTATTTGCATTATCTCAAACAGGTGGAATTACTCCTATGGTTCAAAATATGCCATCATTCTACTTTACTTGGGATGGACATATAGGTGCTACTACAGTAATTGCATGGATAGTTGCAACAATAGGTTCTATATTCTCAACTCAATACATTATTCAAGCTATTTCATCAACTAAAAGTGCAGCAGAAGCTAAGAAATCAACAATATATGCTGGTATCTTATGTTTACCTATAGCAGTTTTCCTTGGAGTTATTGGTGTAGCTGCTAAATATCTTTACCCAGATATGAAGAGTGTATATGCATTACCAGTTTTTATAAATGGTATGAATCCATTTTTAGCTGGATTAGTTACTACTTCACTTGTTGCATCAATATTTGTAAGTGTAAGTACTGTTGCTTTGGCAATATCGTCTCTAGTAGTAAAGGATTTTTATGTACCATACTACAAACCAAGTGCTGAAAAGGAATTCAAGATGACAAGAATCTTTTCATTAATAATTGGTTTTGTACCATTACTATTTGTATTCATGTTCCCATCAATTCTTTCATTGTCATTCTTTACTAAAGCACTTCGTTTAACAATTGCTATAATTGCAGTTATGGGATTCTTCCTACCAATGTTTAATAGCAATAGAGGAGCAACTTTAGGACTTTTAGGAGCAGCTATTACAACTTCAGTATGGTATGCATTAGGAAATCCATATGGAATTGATAATATATATATTGCTATAGCTACACCAATTATAATAATGCTTATTGAAAGATTGTTTGGTGGAAATAAAAAGAAAGTAGAAAACTTAAAAGAAGAAGCAGCTAGTTAG
- the pdxA gene encoding 4-hydroxythreonine-4-phosphate dehydrogenase PdxA, whose product MKPIIAITMGDAAGIGPEIIVKALEHKSVYDICRPLVIGDLKILERATAVTKSKVTFNKVEHASECKFNMGTIDCIDLDLLPADLTFGELSGKAGDAAFQFIKKAVDLAKAGEIQVICTAPLNKAALHLGGHMYPGHTEILADLTETEDYSMMLTTPKLKVIHLTTHKGLIDAINSINPDRTYKVVNLANDTLKSAGNKNPRIAVAGINPHCGENGMFGYGEEEEKLIPAIEKAAAEGVNVTGPYPADTVFFRAIRGEFDIVVACYHDQGHVPVKVSGFEDGVNITVGLKGGIIRTSVDHGTAFDIAGKNIADEASMIAALVSGAELAPKQ is encoded by the coding sequence ATGAAACCTATAATTGCTATTACAATGGGAGATGCTGCAGGTATTGGACCAGAAATTATAGTAAAGGCATTAGAACATAAGTCTGTATATGACATTTGCAGACCACTTGTAATTGGGGATCTTAAGATATTAGAAAGAGCAACTGCTGTAACTAAATCTAAGGTGACTTTTAATAAGGTAGAACATGCTAGTGAATGTAAGTTTAATATGGGAACAATTGATTGTATTGATTTAGATTTATTACCAGCTGATCTTACTTTTGGTGAACTTTCTGGCAAAGCTGGAGATGCAGCCTTCCAATTTATAAAAAAAGCTGTTGATTTAGCAAAAGCAGGAGAAATTCAAGTTATTTGTACAGCTCCATTAAATAAAGCAGCACTTCATTTAGGTGGACACATGTATCCAGGTCATACTGAAATTCTTGCAGATTTAACAGAAACTGAAGATTATTCAATGATGCTTACAACACCTAAATTAAAGGTAATTCACCTTACAACTCACAAAGGCTTAATAGATGCAATTAATTCTATAAATCCAGACCGTACGTACAAGGTTGTTAATCTTGCAAATGACACTTTAAAAAGTGCAGGAAATAAAAATCCAAGAATAGCTGTAGCAGGTATTAATCCTCATTGTGGTGAAAATGGAATGTTTGGATATGGTGAAGAAGAAGAAAAATTAATTCCAGCAATAGAAAAAGCTGCTGCTGAAGGGGTTAATGTAACTGGACCTTATCCAGCAGATACAGTGTTCTTCCGTGCTATCCGTGGAGAATTCGATATAGTTGTAGCTTGCTATCATGATCAAGGACATGTACCAGTTAAGGTATCTGGTTTTGAAGATGGGGTAAATATAACAGTAGGCTTAAAAGGCGGAATAATTCGTACATCTGTAGATCATGGAACTGCTTTTGATATAGCAGGTAAAAACATAGCTGATGAGGCAAGTATGATTGCTGCGTTAGTATCAGGTGCAGAATTAGCACCTAAGCAATAA